In Desulfovibrio sp. 86, the following proteins share a genomic window:
- a CDS encoding sigma-54-dependent transcriptional regulator, with amino-acid sequence MLTRRLLFLTPAQAVTTVFPPLRDAGYELGIAENLKGASVFIRKSGPGIIFARPSLPGFRVEDLLAVGAEDPNFPPVIVITDKGTAEEAERLMSLGARDYWLEPLDVERIVAVARTMGAGAARKAAPPSSTLGGRKPHYVGAAGPRIVGRHPAMTRVLQLARQVAGSRATVLITGESGTGKEMFARYLHAMSKRADKAFVAVNCAALPEHLLESELFGHEKGAFTGAIARKPGKFELADGGTLLLDEISEMDMALQAKLLRVLQEGEIDRVGGTETLKVDVRVLATTNRDLEDWVKQGKFRQDLYFRLNVIPLRLPSLRERSDDVLELAHFFMDMYVREYALPQAVLSQSAMDWLRDYDFPGNVRELQNLMERAVLLANGRPVEPRHFLLENDDWPLFEEDEAQCDPDESESDYSPDAAWAGLDSAHEVDSQAAPSEGSSGVQDALRSLNQSPGGSALASGGAVIPLHEMERIMILKGLEATSGNRTQAADLLGISVRTLRNKLNEYRAAGHPID; translated from the coding sequence ATGTTGACGCGCCGTTTACTCTTTCTTACCCCCGCCCAAGCCGTAACAACGGTCTTTCCTCCATTGCGCGACGCCGGTTATGAACTTGGAATTGCTGAAAATCTCAAGGGAGCTTCAGTATTTATCCGCAAATCCGGCCCGGGGATCATTTTTGCGCGTCCTTCCCTGCCCGGCTTCAGGGTTGAAGACCTCCTGGCCGTGGGTGCTGAAGACCCCAATTTTCCTCCTGTCATCGTCATTACGGACAAGGGCACGGCCGAGGAGGCCGAACGCCTCATGAGTCTTGGAGCCAGGGATTACTGGCTTGAGCCTCTTGATGTGGAGCGCATTGTGGCCGTGGCCCGGACAATGGGCGCCGGGGCGGCCCGTAAGGCGGCTCCGCCCTCCTCCACCCTTGGCGGCCGTAAACCCCATTATGTGGGCGCTGCGGGGCCGCGCATCGTGGGCAGACACCCGGCCATGACCAGGGTTCTGCAACTGGCGCGTCAGGTGGCAGGATCGCGCGCCACGGTGCTTATTACCGGCGAATCGGGAACAGGCAAGGAAATGTTCGCCCGGTACCTGCACGCCATGAGCAAGCGCGCCGACAAAGCCTTTGTGGCCGTCAACTGCGCCGCCCTGCCGGAGCATTTGCTGGAAAGCGAACTTTTCGGGCATGAAAAGGGAGCCTTTACCGGGGCCATTGCGCGCAAACCCGGCAAATTCGAGCTGGCCGACGGCGGAACCCTGCTGCTGGACGAAATTTCTGAAATGGACATGGCCCTTCAGGCCAAGCTCTTGCGTGTGCTTCAGGAGGGCGAGATCGACCGCGTCGGCGGCACGGAAACCCTCAAGGTGGACGTGCGCGTACTCGCCACCACCAACCGCGATCTGGAAGACTGGGTCAAGCAGGGCAAATTCCGTCAGGACCTGTATTTCAGGCTCAACGTCATTCCCCTGCGTCTGCCCTCACTGCGGGAGCGCAGCGACGATGTGCTGGAACTGGCCCACTTTTTCATGGACATGTACGTGCGCGAATATGCGTTGCCGCAGGCCGTCCTGTCCCAGAGCGCCATGGACTGGCTGCGCGACTACGACTTTCCCGGCAATGTGCGCGAACTGCAAAATCTCATGGAGCGCGCCGTGCTTCTGGCCAACGGCCGCCCGGTGGAGCCGCGTCATTTTCTGCTTGAAAATGACGACTGGCCGCTGTTCGAGGAAGACGAAGCTCAATGTGACCCTGACGAAAGCGAGAGCGACTACAGCCCTGACGCCGCCTGGGCGGGTCTGGACAGCGCACATGAGGTAGATAGTCAGGCAGCCCCGTCCGAGGGCTCCAGTGGCGTCCAGGACGCGCTGAGGAGCCTGAACCAAAGCCCGGGCGGCAGCGCCCTGGCGTCAGGCGGCGCGGTCATCCCCCTGCATGAGATGGAGCGCATCATGATTCTCAAGGGGCTGGAGGCCACTTCGGGCAACAGGACGCAGGCCGCGGATCTTTTGGGCATTTCAGTGCGCACCTTGCGCAACAAGCTTAACGAGTACCGCGCAGCGGGACACCCCATCGACTGA
- a CDS encoding RraA family protein, with product MRFVINRTLDRLPAGIVSLYSDLAVADICDALGRNAALPSALKPLGRSRMQGSAYTVNLPASENLLLYYAVDNAQPGDVIVASCGAYEERAVCGEIMANLAMKRGLAGFVIDGAVRDARALRELPFPVYARAVSPNGPYKDACGEINVPVSIGNVVINPGDIIVADDDGIVAIRGEEAETLAAQAQKITDEGLEKLRRIEERGTLDFTWLYEKLKKSCCTINNGC from the coding sequence ATGCGCTTTGTCATAAACCGCACACTGGATCGCCTGCCCGCCGGCATCGTAAGCCTGTATTCCGACCTTGCCGTTGCCGACATCTGCGACGCCCTGGGCCGCAACGCCGCCCTGCCCTCGGCCCTCAAGCCGCTTGGCCGCAGCCGTATGCAGGGTTCAGCCTATACCGTCAACCTGCCCGCCAGCGAAAACCTGCTGCTCTATTACGCCGTGGACAACGCCCAGCCCGGCGACGTGATTGTGGCCTCATGCGGCGCGTATGAAGAACGCGCGGTGTGCGGCGAAATTATGGCCAATCTGGCCATGAAGCGCGGACTGGCCGGTTTTGTCATTGACGGAGCCGTGCGGGATGCCCGCGCCCTGCGCGAACTGCCTTTTCCCGTGTATGCGCGGGCGGTTTCGCCCAATGGCCCGTACAAGGACGCCTGCGGCGAAATCAACGTGCCCGTGAGCATAGGCAATGTGGTCATCAACCCTGGCGACATCATTGTGGCTGACGACGACGGCATCGTGGCCATACGCGGCGAAGAAGCCGAAACCCTGGCCGCGCAGGCCCAAAAGATTACTGATGAAGGGCTGGAAAAGCTGCGTCGCATTGAAGAGCGGGGTACGCTGGATTTCACCTGGCTGTACGAAAAGCTCAAAAAATCCTGCTGCACCATCAACAACGGCTGCTAG
- the dctA gene encoding C4-dicarboxylate transporter DctA, which produces MSKKIFSTLYFKVLLGIALGIAFGFIQPDIAVKLKPLGDAFINLIKMIITPVIFCTVSVGIARMESLKAVGRVGGKTLLYFEIVTTLALFIGLVVVHFVQPGAGIHADPATMDASALGKFAHAKQQSTQEFIMGIIPHSVVGAFAEGNLLQVLLFSVLFGMSLSHMGEKPKQAILGTLDRFSNAFLGVVNLIMKLAPVGAFGAITFTIGKYGVGALASLGKLVACLYLTSALFVIIILGLICKFSGISIWQLIKYMKEEIFITLGTASTEAVLPRSMEKMEALGIKKSVVGLVFPTGYSFNLDGAAIYLTMAASFIAQAMDIHLDIQHQITLMLVLLLTSKGGAGVAGAALIALAATLSATNIIPVVGMTLVIGIDRILNEMRAVVNLIGNCVATVAIGRWEKSIDLDHANLVLSGKVDVEDLLEKDEDQNIIDNASPAAAPQSVK; this is translated from the coding sequence ATGTCAAAAAAGATTTTTTCTACGCTGTATTTCAAGGTGCTTTTGGGTATTGCCCTGGGCATTGCCTTTGGATTTATTCAACCTGATATCGCCGTAAAGCTCAAGCCCCTCGGCGACGCTTTCATCAATTTGATCAAGATGATCATCACGCCGGTCATTTTCTGTACGGTTTCCGTGGGCATCGCCCGCATGGAAAGCCTTAAGGCAGTAGGACGCGTTGGTGGCAAGACACTGCTTTACTTCGAAATAGTCACTACTCTTGCATTATTTATCGGCCTTGTTGTTGTCCATTTTGTCCAGCCCGGCGCCGGTATCCACGCCGACCCTGCCACCATGGACGCCTCAGCTCTGGGCAAGTTTGCCCACGCCAAGCAGCAGTCCACCCAAGAATTCATCATGGGCATCATCCCCCACAGTGTGGTGGGCGCCTTTGCTGAAGGCAATCTCTTGCAGGTGCTCCTGTTCTCCGTGCTGTTCGGCATGAGCCTTTCCCACATGGGTGAAAAACCCAAGCAAGCCATTCTCGGCACGCTTGACCGCTTCAGCAACGCCTTTCTCGGTGTGGTCAACCTGATCATGAAGCTTGCGCCTGTTGGCGCTTTTGGCGCGATCACCTTCACCATCGGCAAATACGGCGTGGGCGCTCTGGCCTCCCTGGGCAAGCTTGTAGCCTGTCTCTACTTAACAAGCGCTCTTTTCGTCATTATCATTCTTGGGCTCATCTGCAAGTTCTCCGGCATCAGCATCTGGCAGCTCATAAAGTACATGAAGGAAGAAATCTTCATTACTCTCGGCACTGCCAGCACTGAGGCCGTTCTGCCCCGCAGCATGGAAAAGATGGAAGCCCTGGGCATCAAGAAATCCGTGGTCGGTCTGGTGTTCCCCACCGGCTACTCCTTCAACCTGGACGGCGCGGCCATTTACCTTACCATGGCCGCCTCCTTTATCGCCCAGGCCATGGACATCCATCTTGACATCCAGCACCAGATCACACTGATGCTCGTTCTGCTGCTGACCTCCAAGGGCGGCGCGGGTGTCGCCGGCGCGGCCCTTATCGCCCTTGCGGCGACCCTTTCGGCCACCAATATCATTCCCGTAGTCGGCATGACCCTGGTTATCGGCATTGACCGTATTCTTAACGAAATGCGCGCTGTCGTTAACCTCATCGGCAACTGCGTGGCCACTGTGGCCATTGGCCGATGGGAAAAATCCATAGATCTTGACCATGCCAATCTTGTACTCAGCGGCAAGGTCGATGTGGAAGATCTGCTGGAAAAGGACGAAGACCAGAATATCATTGACAATGCTTCTCCGGCTGCCGCGCCGCAGTCAGTAAAGTAG
- a CDS encoding UxaA family hydrolase, whose translation MNKTFMGYRRENGRVGIRNHVIILPLDDLSNAACEAVANNIKGTMALPHAYGRLQFGEDLDLHFRTLIGVGSNPNVAAVVVIGIEPVWTQRVVDGIAKTGKPVVGFGIEQHGDLETIRAASLKAKEFVHYASELQRTECKMSELWVSTKCGESDTTSGIAANPTVGNAFDKLWENGATTLFGETTEITGGEHLVAARCATENVRKKFMDFFDRYAKVVDDHKTNDLCDSQPTKGNIEGGLTTIEEKALGNIQKIGRKAPVIGCLDKAETPTGPGLWFMDSSSAAAEMVTLCAASGFVAHFFPTGQGNIIGNPILPVIKLSANPRTVRTMNEHIDVDVSGILRREINMDQAGDMLLEMLIRTCNGRNTSAEALGHREFIMTRLYESA comes from the coding sequence ATGAACAAGACATTTATGGGCTACCGCCGCGAAAATGGCCGCGTGGGCATCCGTAACCATGTGATCATTCTGCCTTTGGACGACCTTTCCAATGCCGCCTGTGAAGCTGTGGCCAACAACATCAAGGGCACCATGGCCCTGCCCCACGCTTATGGCCGCCTGCAGTTTGGTGAAGACCTTGACCTGCATTTCCGCACCCTTATCGGCGTGGGCAGCAACCCCAACGTGGCCGCCGTTGTCGTCATCGGCATCGAGCCCGTGTGGACGCAGCGCGTGGTGGACGGCATTGCCAAGACCGGCAAGCCCGTAGTAGGCTTCGGAATTGAGCAGCACGGCGACCTGGAAACCATCCGCGCCGCTTCCCTCAAGGCCAAGGAATTTGTGCACTACGCCAGCGAACTGCAGCGCACTGAATGCAAGATGAGCGAGCTGTGGGTTTCCACCAAATGTGGCGAATCCGACACCACTTCCGGTATTGCCGCCAACCCCACCGTTGGCAACGCTTTTGACAAGCTGTGGGAAAACGGCGCCACCACCCTGTTTGGTGAAACCACCGAAATCACCGGCGGCGAACACCTGGTTGCCGCCCGTTGCGCCACTGAAAACGTGCGCAAAAAGTTCATGGATTTCTTTGACCGCTACGCCAAGGTTGTTGACGACCACAAGACCAACGACCTTTGCGACTCCCAGCCCACCAAGGGCAACATCGAAGGCGGCCTGACCACCATTGAGGAAAAGGCCCTCGGCAACATCCAGAAAATCGGCCGCAAGGCTCCGGTTATCGGCTGCCTCGACAAGGCCGAAACCCCCACCGGCCCCGGCCTGTGGTTCATGGATTCTTCTTCCGCCGCCGCCGAAATGGTCACCCTGTGCGCCGCTTCCGGCTTTGTGGCCCACTTCTTCCCCACGGGACAGGGCAACATCATCGGCAACCCCATTCTGCCCGTGATCAAACTGTCGGCCAACCCGCGCACGGTGCGCACCATGAACGAGCACATCGACGTGGACGTTTCCGGCATTCTGCGCCGCGAAATCAATATGGATCAGGCTGGCGACATGCTGCTTGAAATGCTCATTCGTACCTGCAACGGCCGTAATACCTCGGCTGAAGCGCTGGGTCATCGTGAATTTATCATGACCCGCCTGTACGAAAGCGCGTAG